The following are from one region of the Paenibacillus sabinae T27 genome:
- a CDS encoding AAA family ATPase, protein MPVRQESMHTVNAVRANLESCILGKTFEIELLLTALLAGGHVLIEDVPGTGKTQLIRALARSISGDYRRIQCNPDILPSDITGVSVYHPRDEMFHFRPGPVMTNILLADEINRATTKTQSALLEVMEERNVTVDGETYELPHPFMLCATQNPIDFEGTYTLPEAQLDRFMLRISLGYPDAATERSLLLSHQEGQPVDKLQPVAGMEQIASIQKEIREVYISEPVLGYLLDIVRGTREHPLVLLGASPRAALSFMMACKAYAFLHQRDYVLPDDVKSLTPYTLGHRILLRPESRLDSVSADTLLGGLLQSIQVPVTMRQ, encoded by the coding sequence ATGCCCGTACGCCAAGAATCGATGCACACTGTAAATGCTGTCCGCGCCAATTTGGAATCCTGTATACTCGGAAAAACATTTGAAATAGAGCTGCTGCTGACCGCATTGCTTGCAGGCGGCCATGTCCTGATTGAGGACGTGCCGGGAACGGGCAAAACCCAGCTGATCCGCGCGCTCGCAAGATCGATTTCGGGCGACTACCGCCGGATTCAATGCAATCCCGACATTCTGCCAAGCGACATTACCGGAGTCTCGGTATATCATCCAAGGGATGAGATGTTCCACTTCCGCCCGGGACCGGTAATGACCAATATTTTACTTGCCGACGAAATTAACCGCGCCACCACCAAGACGCAGTCGGCGCTGCTTGAGGTGATGGAGGAGCGGAATGTAACGGTGGACGGAGAGACCTACGAGCTCCCGCATCCGTTCATGCTGTGCGCCACGCAGAACCCGATTGATTTCGAAGGCACCTACACGCTGCCTGAAGCGCAGCTCGACCGCTTCATGCTCCGCATCAGCCTCGGCTATCCCGATGCGGCCACGGAGAGAAGCCTGCTTCTGTCCCACCAGGAGGGCCAGCCTGTGGACAAGCTCCAGCCCGTTGCGGGAATGGAGCAGATCGCATCCATCCAGAAGGAAATCCGCGAGGTCTATATCAGCGAGCCGGTTCTCGGCTACCTGCTGGACATTGTCCGCGGCACCAGAGAGCATCCGCTGGTTCTGCTCGGGGCAAGCCCCCGCGCCGCGCTGTCTTTTATGATGGCGTGCAAGGCCTATGCCTTTCTGCATCAGCGCGATTATGTGCTCCCGGATGATGTGAAGTCGCTGACGCCTTATACGCTCGGCCACCGCATTCTGCTGCGTCCCGAATCCCGGCTGGACAGTGTCAGTGCGGATACTCTGCTGGGCGGTCTTCTGCAGAGCATCCAGGTGCCCGTTACTATGAGGCAATAA